Proteins encoded within one genomic window of Halocatena marina:
- a CDS encoding M20 family metallo-hydrolase has protein sequence MDISTDRLRTDIETTATFGTLDGDGHGRTVLTGSDANQKAREYFLERLDDAGLSIRIDSVGNIVGRWVPEGASGAPVASGSHLDSVPEGGIFDGPLGVYAALESVRAMQDADRSPERPIDVVSFTEEEGTTFSSGLLGSSVACGQRSIEEALSLSDDTGQTLETALEEIGFCGTGRLDASTWDAWLELHIEQHIALERANPPAGVVTDITGITHCDVHIEGEANHAGSTPMDERTDALAAAGEFVTAVENAARAASERAPAVGTVGRLTVEPNATNVIPERVSMGVDIRSTEYESMNAIVEQMRQTLEQLTETRGVNTTCKRHFDLEPVAMSERCQRVLHDAGERATIETMTLHSGAAHDTMHIARVTDSGMLFAPSCAGISHSPQEWTDWDDCASATTVLAGALAELAGAT, from the coding sequence ATGGATATTTCTACTGACCGGCTTCGGACGGATATCGAGACGACCGCCACGTTTGGCACACTTGATGGCGATGGTCACGGACGAACCGTCCTCACCGGAAGCGACGCAAACCAAAAAGCACGCGAATACTTCCTTGAGCGGTTAGACGACGCTGGGTTATCGATTCGTATCGATAGCGTCGGAAACATCGTCGGAAGATGGGTGCCTGAGGGAGCAAGCGGTGCTCCTGTCGCATCTGGGAGCCATCTCGATTCGGTACCCGAGGGTGGAATCTTTGACGGGCCATTGGGGGTGTACGCAGCCCTCGAAAGCGTTCGTGCCATGCAGGACGCTGACCGCAGCCCCGAGCGTCCCATCGACGTTGTCTCGTTCACCGAAGAGGAGGGAACGACGTTCAGTTCCGGCTTGCTCGGATCATCGGTTGCGTGCGGTCAGCGGTCAATTGAGGAAGCTCTCTCACTGAGTGATGACACCGGTCAGACGCTCGAAACGGCCCTCGAAGAGATCGGTTTTTGTGGAACGGGACGCCTCGACGCCAGCACGTGGGACGCGTGGCTCGAACTCCACATCGAACAGCACATCGCGCTCGAACGAGCCAATCCTCCGGCGGGAGTTGTCACCGACATCACGGGGATTACACACTGTGATGTCCACATCGAAGGAGAGGCAAATCACGCCGGATCGACGCCAATGGACGAACGTACCGATGCGCTTGCGGCGGCAGGCGAGTTCGTGACGGCCGTCGAAAACGCGGCGCGGGCTGCCTCCGAACGCGCGCCAGCGGTTGGAACCGTCGGTCGGCTCACCGTCGAACCGAACGCGACGAACGTCATCCCCGAACGCGTTTCGATGGGTGTCGATATCCGAAGCACGGAGTACGAATCGATGAACGCGATCGTCGAGCAGATGCGACAAACGCTCGAACAACTCACCGAAACACGCGGCGTCAACACGACCTGCAAGCGCCATTTCGATCTCGAACCGGTAGCAATGAGCGAACGGTGCCAGCGAGTGCTCCACGACGCAGGCGAGCGGGCAACCATCGAAACGATGACGCTGCACTCGGGGGCAGCCCACGATACGATGCACATCGCACGCGTCACCGACAGCGGGATGCTCTTTGCTCCCTCCTGTGCAGGCATCTCGCACAGTCCACAGGAATGGACCGACTGGGACGATTGTGCGAGCGCAACAACCGTCCTCGCAGGTGCACTCGCCGAGTTGGCAGGTGCCACGTGA
- a CDS encoding bifunctional N(6)-L-threonylcarbamoyladenine synthase/serine/threonine protein kinase: MRVLGIEGTAWAASAAIYDTETNRTTIFTDAYQPESGGIHPREAAEHMREAIPEVVGDARDATDQIDAVAFSRGPGLGPCLRIVGTAARALAGTLDVPLVGVNHMLAHLEIGRHHSGFESPVCLNASGANAHLLGFHNGRYRMLGETMDTGVGNAIDKFTRHVGWSHPGGPKVEAAATDGEYIDLPYVVKGMDFSFSGIMSAAKEAYDDGEALEDICFSLQETIFAMLAEVSERALSLTGSNELVLGGGVGQNHRLQEMLETMCEDRGASFYAPEARFLRDNAAMIAVLGAKMAAVDDTIAIEDSRVRPKFRPDEVGVTWRSTQSPPTHSISDEPQRGAEATVEHVGETMVKTRVPKRYRHPALDERLRRERIRSEARVTSDSRRAGVPTPVLRDVDVPEHRLVFEHVGNADLRDDLTEAHVRDVARSLATLHDVGIVHGDPTTRNVRVEGQTWLIDFGLAYYSDTVEDYAMDLHVFHQSLDGTAEDPEPLATAFEDAYREIGDETAISQLREIEGRGRYQS; this comes from the coding sequence ATGCGCGTTCTCGGTATCGAGGGCACCGCGTGGGCTGCGAGCGCAGCCATCTACGATACAGAGACCAATCGAACGACGATTTTCACCGACGCATACCAGCCCGAAAGCGGTGGCATTCACCCCCGTGAGGCCGCAGAGCACATGCGCGAGGCCATTCCCGAAGTCGTTGGTGATGCGCGTGACGCCACCGACCAGATCGACGCCGTCGCGTTCTCCCGTGGTCCGGGGCTTGGGCCGTGCTTGCGAATCGTCGGGACAGCGGCACGGGCGCTCGCGGGAACACTAGACGTTCCGCTTGTCGGCGTCAATCACATGCTCGCACATCTCGAAATCGGCAGACATCATTCGGGCTTTGAATCACCGGTCTGTCTGAACGCGAGCGGAGCAAATGCCCATTTGCTCGGATTCCACAACGGCCGCTACCGGATGCTCGGTGAGACGATGGACACCGGCGTCGGCAACGCGATCGATAAGTTTACCCGCCACGTCGGGTGGTCTCATCCCGGTGGTCCGAAAGTCGAAGCAGCTGCCACGGATGGCGAGTACATCGACCTCCCGTACGTGGTCAAGGGGATGGATTTCTCATTCTCTGGCATCATGAGCGCGGCAAAAGAAGCCTACGACGACGGTGAAGCACTCGAAGACATCTGCTTCTCGCTTCAGGAAACGATCTTTGCCATGCTCGCGGAAGTCTCAGAGCGTGCGCTCTCGCTCACGGGGTCTAACGAACTCGTTCTCGGTGGGGGCGTCGGCCAGAATCACCGTCTGCAGGAGATGCTCGAAACGATGTGTGAGGATCGCGGAGCATCGTTTTACGCGCCTGAGGCACGGTTCCTGCGGGATAACGCCGCTATGATCGCTGTTCTCGGTGCGAAAATGGCCGCTGTCGATGATACCATCGCCATCGAAGACTCGCGGGTCCGTCCGAAGTTCCGCCCTGATGAAGTCGGAGTGACGTGGCGGTCCACACAGTCCCCTCCGACCCATTCGATTAGCGATGAACCCCAGCGCGGCGCAGAGGCGACAGTCGAACACGTCGGAGAGACGATGGTGAAAACGCGCGTTCCAAAGCGCTACCGCCATCCTGCACTCGACGAGCGTCTACGTCGAGAACGGATCCGTTCTGAAGCGCGGGTAACGAGCGACAGTCGGCGCGCTGGCGTGCCGACGCCAGTTCTCCGTGACGTGGATGTTCCTGAGCATCGACTCGTCTTCGAGCACGTCGGGAATGCTGATCTCCGAGATGACCTCACCGAAGCACACGTTCGAGATGTTGCTCGCTCGCTCGCAACGCTTCACGACGTCGGAATCGTTCACGGCGATCCAACGACCCGAAACGTCCGCGTCGAGGGACAGACGTGGCTCATCGACTTCGGCCTCGCGTACTACAGCGATACAGTCGAAGACTACGCGATGGACCTCCACGTGTTTCACCAGAGTCTCGATGGGACCGCAGAAGATCCCGAACCACTCGCTACTGCGTTTGAGGATGCATACCGCGAGATCGGTGACGAGACGGCCATCAGTCAACTGCGCGAGATTGAAGGACGCGGTCGATATCAATCGTAA
- a CDS encoding NAD(P)-dependent alcohol dehydrogenase produces the protein MQAARLHEYTDDMSTALSIDELDRPAATAPDEVVIEIEGAGWCQTDNHVIEGMWTEYMPQDLPMTLGHENSGTVAEVGDSVTMVSEGDQVICHPVRTCGVCRACRMGEDMYCENVAFPGLNTDGGFAEYLLTNERAVITLPDGVDPVDIAPHADAGITAYHAAKKAATELVPGSYAIVIGIGGLGHIGLQCLSAMSAATLVAVDIKDEALDLAERLGTDHTINSTTDDLAAEIESLTDGVGAEQVLDFVGSDETTAVAPDVLAPGGDHHIVGYGGHVHEPSQAFVNGEFAYRGTLVGKYTELQELVALVEQGDVELHTSRYSLDEINTVAEKLEHREIEGRAVITP, from the coding sequence ATGCAAGCAGCGCGTCTCCACGAGTACACGGACGACATGAGCACTGCGCTCAGTATCGACGAGCTCGACCGCCCTGCGGCGACCGCTCCTGACGAGGTCGTAATCGAGATTGAGGGGGCGGGCTGGTGTCAGACAGACAATCACGTCATCGAAGGAATGTGGACGGAGTATATGCCCCAAGACCTACCGATGACGCTCGGACACGAGAACAGCGGAACCGTTGCTGAGGTCGGCGACAGCGTGACGATGGTCTCTGAGGGAGATCAGGTTATCTGTCACCCTGTTCGAACCTGCGGGGTGTGCAGGGCCTGTCGAATGGGTGAGGATATGTACTGCGAAAACGTCGCCTTCCCGGGGTTGAACACCGATGGCGGCTTCGCAGAGTATCTGCTCACCAACGAGCGTGCGGTGATCACCCTTCCAGACGGTGTTGATCCGGTCGATATCGCACCGCACGCCGATGCTGGGATCACGGCTTATCACGCCGCAAAGAAGGCAGCAACCGAACTCGTCCCTGGGTCGTATGCCATCGTCATTGGGATCGGTGGACTCGGTCATATTGGGCTGCAATGTCTTTCGGCCATGTCCGCCGCCACGCTCGTTGCAGTCGACATCAAAGACGAAGCACTCGATCTGGCTGAGCGCCTCGGGACAGACCACACGATCAACTCCACAACAGATGATCTCGCCGCCGAGATCGAATCGTTGACCGATGGCGTGGGAGCAGAACAGGTGCTCGATTTCGTCGGCAGTGATGAAACGACAGCCGTCGCCCCCGATGTCCTTGCCCCCGGTGGTGACCATCACATCGTCGGATATGGTGGGCATGTTCACGAGCCTTCACAAGCGTTCGTCAACGGAGAATTCGCCTACCGCGGAACGCTCGTCGGGAAATACACCGAACTGCAGGAACTCGTTGCGCTCGTCGAGCAGGGAGACGTCGAACTCCACACTTCGCGCTACTCGCTCGATGAGATCAACACCGTCGCAGAGAAACTCGAACACCGCGAGATTGAGGGCAGAGCTGTCATCACACCGTAA
- a CDS encoding amidohydrolase family protein: MYRHEGEDVFVIDSHIHLWDASEENIVHEGGEQFIQCFYDYHTAFTPEEHQWDLETYRKYGSEKMVEDLFRDGYVDMGIFQPTYLTDFYEDGFNTTDQNAELATEYPERFILNGQFDPRDGEEGLEELERMKEEYGIQGVKLYTAEWRGDSKGWRLDSPEAFEYLEKCKELGITNIHPHKGPTIRPLNRDAFDVADVDDAATSFPELNFIVEHVGLPRLDDFCFIAAQEPNVYGGLAVAAPFAQNRPRKFGEIMGELLFWLGEDRVLFGSDYALWEPDWLVPTVMNAELTQEQRDEFGVALTTDVKKKIMGENAARLYDIDIEERKETLQNDAISERFDLGEGAVAD, from the coding sequence ATGTACCGACACGAGGGAGAGGACGTGTTTGTCATCGATTCGCACATACACCTGTGGGACGCGAGCGAAGAGAACATCGTCCACGAGGGAGGCGAACAGTTCATCCAGTGCTTTTACGATTACCACACGGCGTTCACGCCGGAAGAGCACCAGTGGGATCTCGAAACGTACCGAAAGTACGGCTCAGAGAAGATGGTCGAGGATCTGTTCCGTGATGGATACGTTGATATGGGGATTTTCCAGCCCACGTATCTCACAGACTTCTACGAGGACGGATTCAACACGACGGATCAGAACGCTGAACTCGCCACTGAGTATCCAGAGCGGTTCATCCTCAACGGGCAGTTCGATCCTCGTGACGGCGAGGAGGGGCTGGAAGAACTGGAGCGAATGAAAGAGGAATACGGAATTCAGGGAGTGAAACTCTACACGGCAGAGTGGCGTGGCGACTCGAAAGGCTGGCGGCTCGATTCGCCCGAAGCGTTCGAGTATCTGGAAAAGTGCAAGGAGCTCGGGATTACGAACATCCACCCACACAAGGGACCGACGATTCGACCGCTCAATCGTGATGCGTTCGATGTGGCCGATGTGGACGACGCCGCGACGTCATTCCCAGAGCTGAACTTTATCGTCGAGCACGTCGGATTGCCTCGGCTGGACGACTTCTGTTTCATCGCTGCACAAGAACCGAACGTGTACGGTGGGCTTGCGGTTGCTGCGCCGTTCGCGCAGAATCGCCCGCGGAAGTTCGGTGAGATCATGGGTGAGCTGCTGTTCTGGCTCGGCGAGGACCGGGTGCTGTTCGGGTCGGACTACGCGCTCTGGGAACCCGACTGGCTCGTTCCCACCGTGATGAACGCCGAACTCACACAGGAACAGCGTGATGAGTTCGGTGTCGCTCTCACGACCGATGTTAAAAAGAAGATCATGGGTGAGAATGCTGCGCGCCTCTACGACATCGATATCGAAGAGCGAAAAGAAACACTTCAGAACGACGCTATCAGTGAACGGTTCGATCTCGGTGAGGGGGCTGTTGCAGACTGA
- a CDS encoding 30S ribosomal protein S24e: MDIEIIAEEGNPMLHRSDVRFRVTHEEATPSRLSVRDSLAAKLNKDADEVVIHKLDTKYGMRKTIGYAKVYQSAQRARDVEQSYMLERNKIGVETENADTESEAEEA, from the coding sequence ATGGACATCGAGATCATCGCCGAAGAGGGTAACCCGATGTTACACCGCTCTGATGTACGATTTCGAGTGACTCACGAGGAAGCGACACCATCGCGGCTCTCCGTCCGCGACAGTCTCGCAGCCAAGTTGAACAAGGACGCGGACGAGGTCGTCATCCACAAACTCGATACAAAGTACGGGATGCGAAAGACCATCGGGTACGCAAAAGTGTACCAGAGCGCCCAGCGCGCCCGCGATGTCGAGCAGTCGTACATGCTCGAACGGAACAAGATCGGCGTCGAGACGGAGAACGCAGACACTGAGAGTGAGGCCGAAGAGGCCTGA
- a CDS encoding DUF5808 domain-containing protein, whose protein sequence is MVDKPQSGELFGIPYNFERPSVGRMLSSYWRPDEGMLVEKPFGIGYTLNLANWRSWIVLAIAGVLFYHQRHSEESEMLDEDEPVEVIVD, encoded by the coding sequence ATGGTCGATAAACCGCAATCCGGTGAATTGTTCGGTATCCCGTACAATTTCGAGCGTCCAAGCGTTGGACGGATGCTGTCCTCGTACTGGCGGCCCGACGAAGGAATGCTCGTCGAGAAGCCCTTCGGAATCGGCTACACGCTGAATCTCGCCAACTGGCGGTCGTGGATCGTTCTCGCTATCGCTGGCGTTCTCTTCTATCACCAACGCCACAGCGAGGAGTCGGAAATGCTCGACGAGGACGAACCGGTTGAGGTCATCGTCGACTGA